In Trichoderma atroviride chromosome 2, complete sequence, one DNA window encodes the following:
- a CDS encoding uncharacterized protein (EggNog:ENOG41~TransMembrane:11 (o15-35i106-129o135-160i172-191o197-220i274-294o314-337i349-368o374-396i408-431o437-460i)): protein MTLDFHRPALPIQCLIPLLVVNLFIINLGLSIASYPATKLMQDIICKHHLGFTFDNLLPESQCHDRAVQRELNIVEIGAAVSETVAGALVSLPLGMLADRIGRVPILALSILSLFLSESYFLLICWRWRDIPLRAIWGSGAIILLGGGRGVAEAMVFTSISDVIPESKRATCFQWVVAAVFSAALLGPLIARPLTEISIWRPLCISLGLVALGGIILVTLMPETLHNHDSLAQIGEDTPIIRSNHHYDNDDDSIYETPMASTKSTFKALFRRPALYLLPGAILTMPAVSTQHGILMRLMPIQFDWPLSRAALLLSLNAAVILLTLLVILPLVSYALYKRTSASALQRDRILARASVILFVLGSFFLMMVNEASLIIIGVVLSGLGSGVPTLCRTLLVALIGKHKTGSVFGMIAAGEVLGILACELIIGPLFDIGLGTWLGLPFCLGLVIAVLTCSLTWLVRRVD from the exons TCTGCCCATACAATGTCTCATCCCcctcctcgtcgtcaacctcttcatcatcaacctcgGCCTCTCGATAGCCAGCTACCCAGCCACGAAGCTGATGCAGGACATCATCTGCAAACACCACCTGGGCTTCACATTCGACAATCTCCTGCCAGAATCGCAATGCCACGATAGAGCCGTGCAGCGAGAGCTGAACATTGTTGAGATTGGAGCAGCCGTCTCTGAAACAGTTGCTG GTGCTCTGGTGTCTCTCCCACTCGGCATGCTCGCCGACAGAATTGGTCGTGTGCCCATCCTCGCCCTGAGcattctcagcctcttcttgtccGAGAGCTActtcctcctcatctgctggagatggcgagacaTCCCCCTGAGAGCCATCTGGGGCTCCGGCGCAATCATACTCCTCGGCGGAGGACGAGGAGTTGCAGAAGCCATGGTCTTTACCAGCATCTCAGACGTGATCCCCGAGTCAAAACG AGCAACATGCTTCCAATGggtcgtcgccgccgtttTCTCCGCTGCCCTCCTCGGCCCCTTAATCGCCCGCCCTCTTACCGAAATCTCCATATGGCGCCCTCTCTGCATCTCGCTCGGCCTCGTTGCCCTCGGCGGCATCATACTTGTGACGCTCATGCCGGAAACACTCCACAACCATGACTCTCTCGCCCAAATCGGAGAAGATACTCCCATCATCCGCAGTAACCACCACTACGACAACGATGACGACAGCATCTATGAAACACCAATGGCATCTACTAAATCCACTTTCAAGGCCCTCTTCCGTCGTCCAGCCCTATACCTCCTCCCCGGCGCCATCCTCACCATGCCAGCCGTCTCTACGCAACACGGCATCCTCATGCGCCTCATGCCCATCCAGTTCGACTGGCCCCTTTCCCGAGCCGCGCTGCTCCTCTCGCTAAACGCCGCCGTCATTCTCCTCACGCTGCTCGTCATCCTCCCTCTAGTATCCTACGCTCTCTATAAGAGAACTTCAGCTTCCGCCCTCCAGCGAGATCGAATCCTCGCCCGAGCCAGTGTCATTCTCTTTGTTCTCGGCTCTTTTTTCCTCATGATGGTCAACGAGGccagcctcatcatcatcggcgttGTTCTCTCTGGCCTTGGATCTGGCGTGCCGACTTTGTGTCGTACGCTGCTCGTGGCTCTCATAGGCAAACACAAGACCGGCTCTGTCTTTGGAAtgattgctgctggagaggtCCTGGGAATACTAGCATGCGAGCTGATTATTGGGCCGCTCTTTGACATCGGCCTCGGGACATGGCTTGGCCTGCCCTTTTGCCTTGGTCTCGTTATCGCAGTTTTGACGTGTTCGTTGACTTGGTTGGTTCGCAGGGTTGACTAA
- a CDS encoding uncharacterized protein (EggNog:ENOG41) gives MSDNSNNKPSTLQSYVDSATGAVQNAFGNLTGNTGDQAKGEVRQDKAQAEYDASQAAVKLPGGTISSTGAFAKDDPNRTDGSWNQTVGSAKETLGGLVGNESLKQSGRQQNLEGQQQEAKGQLHDYGHGVGDRVQGTVGGAVAGLTGDKSGQEHYEELHDKGKTQQRGAEHDIQKQAEANY, from the exons ATGTCTGACAACTCCAACAACAAGCCCTCCACCCTCCAGTCCTACGTCGACTCTGCCACCGGCGCCGTCCAGAACGCCTTTGGCAACTTGACTGGCAACACAGGCGACCAGGCCAAGGGCGAGGTTCGCCAGGACAAGGCTCAGGCTGAGTACGACGCCTCTCAGGCAGCAGTCAAGCTCCCCGGTGGCACTATTTCCAGCACAGGTGCTTTCGCCAAGGATGATCCCAACCGAACTGATGGTTCATGGAACCAGACCGTTGGTTCTGCTAAGGAGACGCTTGGAGGTCTCGTTGGCAATGAG TCACTGAAGCAGTCTGGACGTCAACAGAACCTCgagggccagcagcaagaggcaAAGGGCCAGCTACACGACTACGGCCACGGCGTGGGAGACCGTGTCCAGGGAACTGTTGGTGGTGCTGTCGCCGGTCTTACTGGAGACAAGTCAGGCCAGGAGCACTACGAGGAGCTGCACGATAAGGGCAAGACACAGCAGCGTGGCGCCGAGCACGACATCCAGAAGCAGGCCGAGGCCAACTACTAG
- a CDS encoding uncharacterized protein (BUSCO:EOG092D2ACV) encodes MASIASSALRSASRLGSGTTVAAASLRGIQRAALVAATRRSGRRGYVTESKRDNARVETAIKLDRKDFVDIPPAPLDGSPNMKVSPMAEVLKTAAVMEEGQRPIYLDMQATTPVDPRVLDAMLPFYVGEFGNPHSRTHAYGWESEKAVEEAREHIANLIGADPKEIIFTSGATESNNMSIKGVARFFGRSGKKKHIVTTQTEHKCVLDSCRHLQDEGFEVTYLPVQSNGLVNMAELEAAIRPETALVSIMTVNNEIGVIQPVAEIGKLCREKKVFFHTDAAQAVGKIPIDVNAMNIDLMSISSHKIYGPKGIGACYVRRRPRVRLDPIITGGGQERGLRSGTLAPPLVVGFGEACRVAKEEMAYDSKRIKYLSDRLLGGLLSMEHTSQNGDAKSFYPGCVNVSFAYVEGESLLMALKDIALSSGSACTSASLEPSYVLRALGNSDENAHSSIRFGIGRFTTEEEIDYVLKAVQERVTFLRELSPLWELVQEGIDLDTIQWSQH; translated from the exons ATGGCTAGTATTGCATCGTCAGCGCTGAGGTCGGCGAGCCGCCTGGGCTCCGGCACAACGGTTGCTGCGGCGTCGCTGCGAGGAATTCAGCGGGCTGCCCTGGTGGCGGCTACGAGGAGGAGTGGGAGGCGGGGATACGTGACCGAGTCCAAGAGGGATAATGCGCGGGTCGAGACAGCTATCAAGCTGGACAGGAAGGACTTTGTGGATATCCCTCCTGCGCCGTTGGACGGTTCGCCCAACATGAAGGTTAGCCCGATGGCTG AGGTCCTCAAGACCGCGGCCGTGATGGAGGAGGGCCAGAGGCCCATCTACCTCGATATGCAGGCCACCACGCCTGTCGACCCCCGCGTCCTTGATGCGATGCTGCCGTTTTACGTCGGCGAGTTTGGCAACCCCCACTCAAGGACGCACGCTTACGGCTGGGAGAGCGAAAAGGCTGTCGAGGAAGCCCGAGAGCATATTGCGAATCTGATTGGCGCCGATCCCAAGGAGATCATCTTCACCAGCGGTGCCACGGAGAGTAACAACATGAGCATCAAGGGCGTAGCTCGATTCTTTGGCCGATccggcaagaagaagcacatcGTAACCACCCAGACTGAGCACAAGTGCGTGTTGGACAGCTGCAGGCATTTGCAGGATGAGGGCTTCGAAGTCACCTATCTGCCTGTTCAGAGCAATGGCTTGGTCAACATGGCGGAACTTGAAGCTGCTATCCGGCCTGAAACGGCCCTGGTCAGCATCATGACTGTCAACAACGAGATTGGAGTAATTCAGCCGGTTGCAGAAATTGGCAAGCTCTGCCGCGAGAAGAAGGTCTTTTTCCATACCgatgctgctcaagctgTTGGAAAGATCCCCATTGACGTCAACGCCATGAACATTGACCTcatgtccatctcatcacacAAAATCTATGGTCCCAAGGGCATTGGCGCATGCTATGTCCGGAGACGACCGAGAGTTCGGCTCGACCCCATCATCACTGGTGGTGGACAAGAGCGTGGCCTTCGAAGCGGTACCTTGGCACCACCATTGGTTGTTGGCTTTGGTGAGGCCTGCCGTGTtgccaaggaagagatggcG TATGACTCGAAGAGGATCAAGTACCTATCAGATCGATTATTAGGCGGACTGCTATCTATGGAACACACATCCCAGAATGGCGACGCCAAGTCATTCTATCCCGGTTGTGTCAATGTTTCATTTGCTTACGTCGAGGGTGAGTCCCTGTTGATGGCACTCAAGGATATTGCTCTGTCCTCGGGCAGCGCGTGTACTTCGGCCTCACTTGAACCCAGCTATGTGCTCCGAGCGCTTGGAAACAGCGACGAGAATGCACACAGCAGCATCCGGTTCGGCATTGGCCGCTTTACTACAGAGGAAGAGATTGATTATGTGTTGAAGGCAGTTCAAGAGCGTGTTACTTTCTTGCGCGAGCTTAGCCCCTTGTGGGAACTTGTGCAAGAAGGCATCGACTTGGACACGATCCAGTGGAGCCAACATTAG